One genomic segment of Helianthus annuus cultivar XRQ/B chromosome 14, HanXRQr2.0-SUNRISE, whole genome shotgun sequence includes these proteins:
- the LOC110908668 gene encoding probable aldo-keto reductase 4 encodes MASRVPRRHLGSQGLEVSALGLGCMGMSDLYGAPKPEPDMIKLIHHAINSGVTLLDTSDVYGPKTNEILLGKALKGGMRDKVELATKFGIKLDGSWQVQGDPAYVRAACEASLKRLGVDCIDLYYQHRIDTSVPIEITMGELKKLVEEGKIKYVGLSEASASTIRRAHVVHPITAVQLEWSLQSRDVEEEIIPTCRELGIGIVAYSPLGRGFFSHGPKMLEKLEESDARKHLPRLQPENLEHNKIMYERINDLATKKGCTTSQLALAWVLHQGNDVVPIPGTTKIENFEHNIGALSVKLTPEDMAELESIASPDSIKGDRYGAGFKTFKDSETLPLSAWKA; translated from the exons ATGGCAAGCAGAGTACCAAGAAGGCATTTGGGTTCACAGGGTTTAGAGGTCTCAGCTCTGGGTTTAGGCTGCATGGGCATGTCCGATCTCTACGGAGCTCCCAAACCTGAACCCGACATGATCAAGCTCATCCACCACGCCATTAACTCTGGTGTTACCCTCCTCGACACATCCGATGTCTACGGCCCCAAAACCAACGAAATTCTTCTCGGCAAGGCTTTGAAAGGGGGGATGAGGGACAAAGTGGAGCTGGCTACCAAATTCGGGATCAAACTCGACGGTTCGTGGCAGGTCCAAGGCGATCCCGCCTATGTCAGGGCTGCTTGTGAAGCTAGCCTCAAGCGACTTGGCGTCGATTGCATCGATCTCTATTATCAGCACAGGATTGACACCAGTGTGCCAATCGAAATCACG ATGGGTGAACTAAAGAAGCTAGTGGAAGAAGGTAAAATTAAATATGTTGGATTATCAGAGGCATCAGCATCGACCATTAGAAGAGCACATGTTGTGCATCCAATTACTGCGGTACAATTGGAATGGTCCTTACAGTCACGAGATGTAGAAGAAGAAATTATTCCCACTTGCAG AGAACTTGGGATAGGGATTGTTGCATACAGTCCTTTAGGACGTGGTTTTTTCTCACATGGCCCAAAAATGTTGGAGAAGTTGGAAGAAAGTGACGCCCGTAAG CATTTGCCAAGGTTGCAACCTGAAAATCTTGAACACAACAAGATCATGTACGAGAGGATTAATGACCTAGCGACAAAGAAAGGGTGCACAACTTCACAGCTAGCATTAGCCTGGGTTCTCCACCAAGGAAATGATGTTGTGCCTATTCCAGGTACCACCAAGATAGAAAATTTTGAACACAACATCGGAGCTTTATCTGTTAAGCTAACACCAGAAGATATGGCCGAACTTGAATCTATCGCCTCACCTGATTCAATCAAAGGCGATCGATATGGTGCAGGTTTTAAAACATTTAAGGACTCTGAGACTCTTCCATTATCGGCATGGAAAGCTTAA